A genomic stretch from Chelmon rostratus isolate fCheRos1 chromosome 14, fCheRos1.pri, whole genome shotgun sequence includes:
- the waif2 gene encoding wnt-activated inhibitory factor 2, whose translation MREKMWIFHSADHSKCLFSLWNQWCLCYAAVVCLLFSPVRTDDACPSSCICARDSGTVTCRDGEDAEVPGDIPAWTSTLILKGRNISTLQRGAFMINGTESDIVTLSLSYNGIQAIEPYAFLGLPRLHLLDLSHNQLESISARAFHGLLELRSLYLNHSLSPPATAQLSDALSTQSLRNLHRLELAGNRLMSIPLMRLDMYNLHALVLINNSIESIGRENVTSLYQQRRIRVYLSLNPFRCNCELEAFYYWLKNSSQCPDARHLLCSEPEAKRGLPVEKLRGEDVDCMNENLEAVSYVFLGIVLALIGVVFLMVLYLNRGGIKRWLNNIREACRDQMEVYHYRYEQDSDPRLANVAV comes from the coding sequence ATGAGGGAGAAGATGTGGATATTTCACAGTGCCGACCactcaaagtgtcttttttctctttggaaTCAGTGGTGTCTGTGTTACGCAGCGgtggtgtgtttgttgttttcgCCTGTCAGGACGGATGACGCCTGCCCGTCGTCCTGCATCTGTGCCAGAGACTCCGGGACGGTGACCTGCCGCGACGGGGAGGACGCTGAGGTACCGGGAGACATCCCGGCCTGGACGTCCACCCTGATACTCAAGGGGAGAAACATCTCAACTTTACAGCGCGGTGCGTTCATGATCAACGGCACGGAGTCGGACATTGTCACACTTTCGCTGTCCTACAACGGAATACAGGCTATTGAACCCTACGCCTTCCTGGGACTCCCCCGATTGCATTTGCTGGATCTGAGCCACAACCAGCTGGAGTCTATCTCCGCCCGGGCGTTCCACGGGTTACTGGAGCTGCGCTCTCTTTACCTGAACCACTCTCTGTCGCCTCCGGCCACCGCGCAGCTCTCGGATGCGCTCAGCACACAAAGTTTGCGCAACCTCCACAGACTGGAGTTGGCGGGAAACAGGCTGATGTCTATACCCCTGATGAGGTTAGACATGTATAACCTGCACGCGTTGGTGCTGATAAATAACTCAATAGAGAGCATTGGGCGGGAGAACGTAACCAGTTTGTACCAGCAGCGGCGCATACGCGTCTACTTGTCTTTAAACCCGTTTCGGTGCAACTGTGAGTTGGAGGCGTTTTACTACTGGTTGAAGAACTCATCCCAGTGCCCGGATGCAAGACACCTCCTGTGCAGCGAGCCGGAGGCCAAGAGGGGGCTCCCCGTGGAGAAGCTTCGGGGGGAGGACGTGGATTGTATGAACGAGAACCTTGAGGCGGTTTCGTACGTGTTCCTCGGTATAGTGTTGGCTCTGATAGGCGTGGTGTTTCTCATGGTGCTGTATCTGAACCGGGGAGGCATCAAACGGTGGCTCAACAACATCAGAGAGGCGTGTAGAGACCAGATGGAGGTCTACCATTACCGTTACGAGCAGGACTCAGACCCAAGACTGGCCAACGTGGCTGTTTGA